In the Paenibacillus pabuli genome, one interval contains:
- a CDS encoding MBOAT family O-acyltransferase, which produces MLFSSVVFLFYFLPLVLGLYYVLRFSVTIKNMLLLVASLFFYAWGEPWFVLIMLASICSNYVFALLVDKFRERRNAAYTIITMMLIVNLGMLFVFKYLVFALRIVNENTSFGLSIPNIALPLGISFFTFHGISYVIDVYRGHGAVQKNLFYVALYISFFPQLVAGPILRYNTIADQMVNRKESWDKFAVGCCRFIVGLGKKVLLSNSMAIVADHIFSMGGTSEVSSSLAWLGAIAYTLQIYFDFSGYSDMAIGLALMFGFKFEENFRYPYISRSITEFWRRWHISLGTWFKEYVYFPLGGSRVTNKDKMIRNLLIVWGLTGVWHGAEWTFVVWGLINFAFIALEKIFSFDKGTRFIPLRHLYAMFIVVIGWVIFRSPDLLQAGHYLGNMFGLYGNGFWSDTTGMFLKEYAFFFILGILFCMPIATRMNKLMVDGARFRKPLELVYPLTIILLFLVCVSYLVKGTYNPFIYFNF; this is translated from the coding sequence GTGCTCTTTTCCAGTGTCGTTTTTTTATTTTATTTTCTGCCGCTTGTACTGGGGCTTTATTACGTACTGAGATTCTCGGTCACGATCAAAAATATGCTGCTGCTTGTCGCGAGTTTATTCTTCTATGCTTGGGGTGAACCCTGGTTCGTCCTGATCATGCTGGCCTCTATCTGTTCCAACTATGTCTTCGCTCTGCTCGTGGACAAGTTCAGGGAAAGGCGCAATGCAGCCTACACCATTATTACTATGATGCTGATCGTCAACCTCGGCATGCTGTTTGTGTTCAAATACCTGGTTTTTGCGCTGCGTATTGTGAATGAAAATACGAGCTTCGGACTCAGCATTCCGAACATTGCACTGCCGCTGGGTATCTCCTTCTTCACCTTCCACGGTATCTCTTACGTCATTGATGTCTATCGTGGACACGGCGCTGTACAGAAAAATCTCTTTTACGTCGCATTGTACATCTCCTTCTTCCCTCAGCTTGTTGCCGGACCGATTCTGCGGTATAACACGATTGCGGATCAGATGGTAAACCGGAAAGAGAGCTGGGACAAGTTCGCGGTAGGCTGCTGCAGGTTCATTGTGGGCTTGGGTAAAAAGGTGCTGTTATCGAACAGCATGGCTATTGTCGCCGATCACATCTTCAGCATGGGAGGCACATCTGAAGTGTCCTCCAGTTTGGCGTGGCTTGGGGCGATTGCCTATACGCTGCAGATATATTTCGACTTCTCCGGGTATTCCGACATGGCCATTGGTCTCGCATTGATGTTCGGCTTCAAGTTCGAGGAGAACTTCCGATATCCGTACATCTCCAGATCCATCACTGAATTCTGGCGCCGCTGGCATATCTCGCTCGGTACCTGGTTCAAGGAATATGTATACTTCCCGCTGGGCGGTTCCCGCGTTACCAATAAGGACAAAATGATTCGTAACCTGCTGATCGTCTGGGGACTTACCGGCGTATGGCATGGTGCGGAGTGGACATTCGTCGTGTGGGGGTTAATTAACTTCGCGTTCATCGCGCTGGAGAAAATCTTCAGCTTTGACAAAGGAACACGCTTCATCCCGCTGCGGCATCTCTACGCCATGTTTATCGTCGTGATTGGCTGGGTTATCTTCCGGTCGCCGGATCTGCTGCAGGCAGGTCATTATCTGGGCAATATGTTTGGACTGTACGGCAATGGGTTCTGGAGTGATACAACAGGGATGTTCCTCAAGGAATATGCATTCTTCTTCATTCTGGGTATCCTGTTCTGTATGCCGATTGCCACTCGGATGAACAAACTCATGGTTGATGGCGCCCGTTTCCGCAAACCGCTGGAGCTGGTCTATCCGCTGACGATCATTCTATTATTCCTGGTCTGCGTATCGTATCTGGTCAAGGGTACATATAATCCATTTATCTATTTTAATTTCTGA
- a CDS encoding alginate O-acetyltransferase AlgX-related protein, whose product MHNFLAKKRITAFLFILVLVTLSVLNIIQSFGPIKQTLASGDYDISETKGLIHQLDADINDHVFEKFGFVEAYGYLQSLMWKNEENNFEVVRDMEGKLHYTYFATGPTYTKDLSDRVAALEAHLDPQTKLTYVMTPDKYVRGYTTFPEGIPYNYNNETADGFLANLEQDGIDTLDLREGLLESGIPPEDLFFTTDHHWKIRTAFWAFGQLVNHMDGMYTKSLDPDHYFTDIHNYNVIPYEDIFIGSQGRKAGKYFAGADDFDLIYPKFKTNYSFYFKTGETEAALNGRFEDALLTTYPLNVQGATYDLTADKYFTYLYGNQGIVHVVNKDNPNGLKVMFIKDSLAVPMISFLSTVVSEIYVIDPRYYTEDIMDFASKTELDHVLVSISPQDLVEEFFPYGANN is encoded by the coding sequence ATGCATAACTTTCTTGCCAAAAAGAGAATCACCGCTTTCCTCTTCATACTTGTGCTGGTGACGCTCTCTGTTCTGAATATCATTCAGTCCTTCGGCCCGATCAAACAAACACTGGCCTCCGGAGACTACGATATCTCTGAAACCAAAGGACTGATCCACCAGCTGGATGCGGACATCAATGATCATGTCTTCGAGAAGTTTGGATTCGTGGAAGCCTACGGATACTTGCAATCCCTGATGTGGAAAAACGAGGAGAACAATTTCGAGGTTGTCAGAGACATGGAGGGCAAGCTGCACTATACCTATTTTGCCACCGGGCCAACGTACACAAAGGATCTGTCCGACCGGGTTGCTGCGCTTGAAGCGCATTTGGATCCACAAACGAAGCTGACCTATGTCATGACGCCGGACAAATACGTGCGTGGCTATACTACGTTCCCGGAAGGCATTCCGTACAACTATAATAATGAAACTGCTGATGGCTTCCTAGCCAATCTGGAACAGGACGGCATTGATACCCTTGATCTGCGGGAGGGATTGCTGGAGAGCGGCATTCCGCCGGAGGATCTGTTCTTTACAACCGACCATCACTGGAAAATCAGGACGGCGTTCTGGGCCTTCGGCCAGCTCGTGAATCATATGGACGGCATGTACACGAAGTCGCTGGACCCGGATCATTATTTCACAGACATTCATAACTACAATGTGATTCCATACGAAGACATCTTTATCGGATCGCAGGGCCGCAAGGCTGGTAAATACTTCGCGGGTGCAGATGACTTCGACCTGATCTATCCGAAGTTCAAGACAAACTATTCCTTCTACTTCAAGACAGGCGAGACCGAAGCTGCACTTAATGGACGCTTCGAGGATGCGCTGCTCACCACCTACCCGCTCAATGTGCAGGGAGCCACATATGATCTGACTGCGGACAAGTATTTCACGTATCTGTACGGGAATCAGGGGATTGTTCATGTGGTGAACAAAGATAATCCGAATGGTCTGAAGGTCATGTTCATCAAGGACTCCCTCGCCGTGCCGATGATCTCTTTCCTGTCCACGGTTGTGTCCGAAATCTACGTCATCGATCCGAGGTATTACACCGAGGACATTATGGATTTTGCCAGCAAGACGGAACTGGATCATGTCTTGGTATCGATCTCGCCACAGGATCTGGTGGAAGAATTCTTCCCTTACGGGGCGAACAATTAA
- a CDS encoding SMI1/KNR4 family protein, which produces MLSSKVIEFCQGKGWWHENVPKEYEEALKKLNIDLQSDFAQFYLYADDGPTFYSRHQEIYQICWVMENTVYLEDMTVAQLTLGLPEAYIPLDSFEGEGGFFYNRQTGEVVLVELGESIELFLNGESRPEWPDFNTFLEWYFELKEEKAI; this is translated from the coding sequence ATGTTATCTAGTAAAGTTATTGAGTTTTGCCAAGGCAAGGGGTGGTGGCATGAAAATGTACCGAAGGAGTATGAGGAAGCACTGAAGAAGCTGAATATTGATCTTCAGTCTGATTTTGCGCAGTTTTATCTGTATGCAGATGATGGCCCGACCTTCTATAGCAGACATCAGGAGATCTATCAGATCTGCTGGGTGATGGAGAATACTGTGTATTTGGAAGACATGACGGTGGCCCAGCTCACCCTCGGATTGCCTGAAGCTTACATACCGCTGGATAGCTTTGAAGGGGAGGGAGGATTTTTCTATAATCGGCAAACCGGTGAAGTGGTGCTTGTAGAGCTTGGTGAGTCGATTGAACTTTTCTTGAACGGGGAGAGCCGCCCCGAGTGGCCTGATTTTAATACATTTCTGGAGTGGTACTTCGAACTGAAGGAGGAGAAGGCGATATGA
- a CDS encoding Imm41 family immunity protein gives MEHSLQELMRNARAEENTFLYMLHEEARFDQLLFWRYVNSIMELTRLTADQPLNREAAGAVSFTYSKIMEYLQWHHSDSDVYEIEHFPYVNAHHIVSLLGEVVNGFYQGIVPDESHFDEHFPNPAFAGILANEQPAILQLGYYKQETNVHALGFREEDGTYQIMLNEEDDRDLVDSKLSRREVEGTYLFHAPDASSAHQLFHEWVMSTYAPYRSALNRS, from the coding sequence ATGGAACATTCGCTCCAGGAGCTCATGCGCAACGCGCGGGCGGAAGAGAATACCTTTTTATACATGCTTCATGAGGAAGCGCGTTTTGATCAGTTGTTATTCTGGAGATATGTGAATAGTATTATGGAACTGACCCGTCTCACTGCGGACCAACCGCTGAATCGGGAAGCAGCGGGGGCCGTCAGCTTCACCTATTCCAAAATCATGGAGTACCTGCAGTGGCATCACTCGGACTCCGATGTCTACGAAATTGAACATTTCCCTTACGTTAATGCCCATCATATCGTGAGCCTTCTCGGCGAAGTGGTTAACGGCTTTTATCAGGGAATTGTCCCGGATGAATCCCATTTCGATGAGCACTTTCCGAACCCGGCCTTCGCCGGTATATTGGCTAACGAACAACCAGCAATACTGCAGCTCGGATATTATAAACAAGAAACGAATGTGCACGCCCTCGGATTCCGCGAGGAGGATGGGACGTACCAAATTATGTTGAATGAAGAAGACGACAGAGACTTAGTTGATTCCAAATTGAGCCGCCGGGAGGTGGAAGGAACCTATCTCTTCCATGCCCCCGATGCCAGCAGCGCTCACCAATTGTTCCATGAATGGGTAATGAGTACTTATGCACCCTACCGTTCTGCACTGAATCGATCATAA
- a CDS encoding ABC transporter permease: MIRLTQYEFVKIITRKSVYLAIAGLLVLLALYACFGHPGPLNGTSYYKPYEGAITEEKVQTARDQMLAEGYSDEKNQTRYGVFYEISMFSPESTKNYTRYDDSGNAIERTVTVSEIHYNKPWGYLLEYIDQFGVLFMMIIILLGLAPVFAEEYARGTAALLRSSKRGRSQVVSAKLMASMLYVVLCVILFTGVNLLIYWLRFGNLAGADTPLQSVGMYFQGFYYDFSPYRLSAVQYYGVQLVTHLAGSLVFAFVVLCVSTLSSTSFVAMVINVAIVGVPYLAFDVLNFNPGWAKWIEEFSFSTMMRVTRLFQAPASYSVFGLELSYLTIYMIIMAVITIGVVFGMYRAFRTREVFS, translated from the coding sequence GTGATTCGTTTAACCCAATATGAATTTGTTAAAATCATTACGCGTAAAAGCGTTTATCTGGCAATCGCCGGACTGCTTGTGCTTCTTGCATTATATGCCTGTTTCGGGCATCCCGGGCCGTTGAACGGTACATCATACTATAAGCCCTATGAAGGAGCCATTACGGAGGAGAAGGTTCAGACCGCACGGGATCAGATGCTAGCCGAGGGTTACAGTGACGAAAAGAACCAGACTCGATATGGCGTATTTTATGAAATATCAATGTTCTCCCCGGAATCCACCAAAAACTACACCCGATATGATGACAGCGGAAATGCCATAGAACGAACCGTAACCGTCTCCGAGATTCATTACAATAAGCCATGGGGCTATCTGTTGGAATACATTGATCAATTTGGAGTGCTCTTCATGATGATCATCATTCTGCTCGGACTGGCACCTGTATTTGCAGAGGAATATGCACGAGGAACCGCAGCATTACTGCGCAGCAGCAAACGGGGGAGAAGCCAAGTTGTATCGGCTAAATTGATGGCCTCCATGCTTTATGTCGTGCTATGCGTCATATTGTTTACAGGAGTCAACCTGTTGATCTACTGGTTAAGGTTTGGAAATTTGGCTGGAGCAGATACACCTCTCCAGAGTGTTGGGATGTATTTTCAGGGCTTTTACTATGATTTCTCTCCTTATCGGCTATCTGCGGTTCAGTATTATGGAGTCCAGCTGGTCACTCACTTGGCAGGCAGTCTGGTCTTTGCTTTTGTTGTGTTATGCGTCTCTACGCTCAGTTCAACGTCGTTTGTTGCCATGGTCATTAATGTTGCGATTGTAGGTGTGCCTTATCTGGCATTCGATGTGCTCAACTTCAACCCGGGATGGGCCAAGTGGATTGAGGAGTTTTCATTCAGTACCATGATGCGGGTAACGAGGTTATTTCAAGCACCAGCGAGCTACTCCGTATTTGGATTGGAACTGTCCTATTTGACTATATATATGATTATTATGGCTGTTATTACGATTGGCGTTGTATTTGGCATGTATCGTGCATTCCGTACCCGCGAGGTGTTTTCCTGA
- a CDS encoding ABC transporter ATP-binding protein, with protein sequence MILTMDNVSKKYRNKWAVKSFSLELSSGGVYGLLGPNGAGKTTLLRMLVDIAKPTSGQILLDGQPIERMGDRYRSLLGYMPQRFGFYNRFTAHRFLMYMCSLKGLSVPQAAVRVQETLRMVDLEQQAQHKIRTFSGGMRQRLGIAQALLNDPHILVLDEPTAGLDPKERIRFRNIIGELGRDRIVLLSTHIISDLEFSCKEMILMNNGQLITRNTPEEIMNRMQGSVWKATLTQQQLAELTSHFKVSGLSYQSDGIVARILAKEQPVPQAVPETPRLEDVYMHYFDEEATS encoded by the coding sequence TTGATATTGACCATGGATAATGTATCCAAGAAATACAGGAACAAGTGGGCTGTGAAATCATTCTCGCTGGAGCTGTCCAGCGGTGGTGTTTACGGTCTGCTCGGACCGAATGGAGCGGGCAAAACAACGCTGCTTCGCATGCTTGTCGATATCGCCAAGCCAACATCCGGCCAGATTTTGCTGGATGGACAACCGATTGAGCGGATGGGAGATCGCTATCGAAGTCTACTGGGATATATGCCGCAGCGATTCGGATTTTATAACCGTTTCACTGCTCATCGATTTCTCATGTACATGTGTTCGCTCAAAGGGCTGAGTGTACCTCAGGCCGCTGTTCGCGTGCAGGAGACATTACGGATGGTGGATCTGGAACAGCAGGCCCAGCATAAAATCCGTACGTTCTCTGGGGGCATGAGGCAGAGATTGGGTATTGCTCAAGCCTTGCTGAATGATCCGCACATTCTGGTTCTCGACGAACCGACGGCTGGCCTGGATCCCAAGGAGCGTATTCGGTTCCGTAACATTATCGGCGAGCTGGGAAGAGACCGGATTGTTCTGTTATCGACGCATATTATTTCTGACCTGGAGTTTTCGTGTAAGGAAATGATTCTGATGAATAATGGTCAACTGATCACTCGGAACACACCTGAGGAAATCATGAACAGGATGCAGGGCAGTGTGTGGAAGGCAACGTTAACGCAGCAGCAGCTTGCTGAGCTGACCTCGCATTTTAAGGTAAGTGGCTTGTCCTATCAGTCGGACGGCATCGTAGCCAGAATCTTGGCCAAAGAGCAGCCTGTACCGCAAGCTGTACCGGAAACTCCTCGTCTCGAAGACGTATACATGCACTATTTTGACGAGGAGGCGACATCGTGA
- a CDS encoding RNA polymerase sigma factor codes for MDDEELIHEIRKGSRAAMEVLVKRHYHSIFTYVYRKTGDYHTAYDLTQEVFVKMMKSLGSYRDNGKFSHWLLKIAVNHCMDYFRGREFKQQNRESELTEEALPASEHQNVWNIFYKRLQNDQVRQAVLRLPEQQRDAVILNYYNGLKIREVAELTGTNESTVKSRIRLGIAKLKEIIVGGERDETYRKPR; via the coding sequence TTGGATGATGAAGAGTTGATTCATGAGATTCGCAAAGGCAGCCGGGCTGCAATGGAAGTATTGGTGAAGCGGCATTATCATTCGATATTTACTTATGTGTACCGGAAAACGGGAGACTATCATACCGCTTACGATCTGACCCAAGAGGTATTTGTAAAAATGATGAAGTCACTCGGCAGTTACCGTGATAACGGAAAATTCAGTCACTGGCTGCTGAAAATTGCAGTGAATCATTGCATGGATTATTTTCGCGGACGCGAATTCAAACAGCAAAACAGGGAAAGCGAGTTAACCGAAGAGGCGCTCCCTGCCAGTGAGCATCAGAACGTGTGGAATATCTTCTACAAACGGCTTCAGAATGATCAAGTTAGGCAGGCAGTGTTACGTTTGCCTGAGCAGCAGCGGGACGCGGTTATTTTAAATTATTACAACGGGCTGAAGATCAGGGAAGTCGCCGAGCTGACGGGAACCAACGAATCGACGGTGAAATCACGTATACGCTTGGGGATAGCCAAGTTGAAGGAGATCATTGTGGGAGGTGAGCGGGATGAAACGTACCGAAAACCAAGATAA
- a CDS encoding glycosyltransferase family 39 protein, which produces MSKVIHKTLYLILIFFVGLFIVSSLFVRAQYNYGLYGDNPILGTQQWSIFLPVIILLLLMGIGLYRLCLRLNKYSPKVVIPVVLLCSMAIQIAIIFVFPRVPTDDSQTVVSLAMSMLYDQDYSSFETGGYLHMFPFNFSIVLYLKTLLYLFPDNYLVIKLFNILFSTVTTFMVYLIYKQLNPKSTERDYGVLIFAATYLPSLFLNNLIYNDVIATAFLTSCLYFLLRFVREKSWKAILCAAILLAIGNYFRSIGAIVLIAAILYILLNIRSIGFKKVLGSIAVMAILFNVPGWTQNAVLQSTGTVKEPVGENSAPVYMWLNMGINLERFGFWDNMESYQIYQRQANYNKADSTALFKQEIESKLSEASASELIQMYYKKIIWTWTEGTYQMDRYGIGNESASGMGRERAGGIAGSYSYTNGVTDLFQGDSVYRTGVLWVVYVMNFLMYCFISVRLVRGIRLKRYDEVSLILVVLGFIGFYILWEIKSRYIYPVYPLLIVLSYLGFKDTYELMFQRKLGWGRPSLGKR; this is translated from the coding sequence ATGTCTAAGGTGATCCATAAGACGCTTTATCTCATTCTTATTTTCTTTGTTGGTTTGTTTATTGTGTCGTCTTTATTCGTTCGGGCGCAGTATAATTATGGCCTTTATGGAGACAATCCGATCCTGGGAACCCAGCAATGGAGCATTTTCCTTCCGGTCATCATCCTGCTTCTGTTAATGGGTATCGGGCTATACCGTCTCTGCCTGAGATTGAACAAGTACAGTCCAAAGGTCGTCATCCCGGTAGTTTTGCTATGTTCCATGGCGATTCAGATCGCAATTATCTTTGTGTTTCCAAGAGTGCCGACAGATGACTCTCAGACGGTCGTTTCTCTGGCGATGAGCATGCTCTACGATCAGGATTATTCCTCGTTTGAAACGGGTGGATATCTTCACATGTTCCCGTTTAACTTTTCCATCGTGCTCTATTTAAAAACACTGCTGTACCTGTTCCCGGATAACTACCTGGTGATCAAGCTGTTTAATATCCTTTTTTCAACGGTGACCACCTTCATGGTTTATCTCATTTATAAGCAGCTGAACCCCAAATCTACGGAACGGGATTACGGCGTTTTGATTTTTGCAGCGACGTACTTGCCTTCCTTATTCTTGAACAACCTGATTTATAACGATGTTATTGCGACGGCATTTCTGACATCCTGTTTATATTTTTTGCTCCGGTTTGTACGCGAAAAATCATGGAAGGCTATTCTCTGTGCTGCGATTCTTCTCGCCATCGGGAACTACTTCCGCAGTATCGGCGCCATTGTGCTGATTGCCGCTATCTTGTACATCCTGCTGAACATACGGAGTATCGGGTTCAAGAAGGTGCTGGGCTCCATCGCCGTAATGGCTATTCTGTTTAATGTCCCAGGTTGGACCCAGAATGCCGTGCTGCAGTCCACAGGTACGGTAAAAGAACCGGTCGGCGAGAATTCGGCCCCCGTCTATATGTGGCTGAACATGGGGATTAACCTCGAACGATTCGGATTCTGGGACAATATGGAGAGCTACCAAATCTATCAGAGACAGGCCAATTACAATAAGGCTGATAGCACAGCACTATTTAAGCAGGAGATTGAATCGAAGCTGTCGGAAGCGAGTGCCAGCGAACTGATTCAGATGTATTACAAAAAGATCATATGGACTTGGACTGAAGGGACGTACCAGATGGATCGATACGGAATCGGCAATGAAAGTGCCTCAGGCATGGGAAGAGAAAGAGCAGGCGGAATTGCTGGCTCCTATAGTTACACCAATGGGGTAACGGACCTGTTCCAGGGGGATTCAGTCTATCGAACGGGTGTGCTTTGGGTCGTATATGTGATGAACTTCCTGATGTACTGTTTTATTTCCGTTCGGTTGGTCCGGGGGATTCGTCTTAAGCGATATGATGAAGTCTCTCTGATTCTGGTGGTTCTCGGATTTATCGGTTTTTATATCCTGTGGGAGATCAAATCGCGCTATATCTATCCGGTATACCCTTTGCTAATCGTGTTGTCCTATCTGGGATTCAAAGATACGTATGAATTGATGTTCCAAAGAAAACTCGGCTGGGGACGGCCATCCCTGGGAAAAAGGTGA
- a CDS encoding iron chaperone has product MAEGNHYSALVDEYISGFAPDVQVRLQVLRQIIREAAPNAEEKISYQMPTYAQHGNLVHFAAYKNHIGFYPAPSGIEAFRDELSVYKGAKGSVQFPLNQPLPEELIRRIVEFRVKENVEKAAEKKRKK; this is encoded by the coding sequence ATGGCTGAGGGTAACCATTATTCTGCACTGGTCGATGAATATATTTCGGGGTTCGCTCCGGATGTACAGGTCAGACTGCAGGTATTAAGACAAATTATTCGCGAAGCGGCTCCGAATGCGGAGGAGAAGATTAGCTATCAGATGCCAACGTATGCGCAGCACGGAAATCTGGTCCATTTTGCTGCATATAAGAATCATATCGGATTCTATCCTGCTCCCAGCGGAATCGAGGCATTCCGGGATGAACTCTCTGTCTACAAAGGCGCTAAAGGGTCGGTGCAGTTCCCCCTGAATCAACCCTTGCCGGAAGAGCTTATCCGCCGGATTGTGGAATTTCGGGTGAAGGAAAATGTAGAGAAGGCCGCGGAGAAGAAACGAAAGAAGTAG
- a CDS encoding M48 family metallopeptidase — translation MNGLKKEAEHSMLTIKLNEHIIQCHVVYGKGKKVSITMDLPYMVTIKAPNGTSNEMIQQLVEQHGEIILKKSALMQQALEGPQAKDYEEEGSGKFLFLGKEYALHELIKVEGLSEDELRANLKKFYFAECKRVIGERIGPYQQELKVKPKSIDIVESPTKWGSCSWDKKLTFNYRLAMAPPEVIDYVIIHELCHIHHMNHDRSFWRRVGSIMPDYKTKEDYLMRNGRAMTL, via the coding sequence ATGAATGGATTAAAAAAAGAAGCGGAGCACAGCATGCTAACGATTAAACTAAACGAACACATCATTCAATGCCATGTGGTATATGGCAAAGGCAAGAAGGTTTCCATCACAATGGACCTGCCCTACATGGTAACGATTAAGGCACCTAATGGCACGAGCAATGAGATGATTCAGCAGCTTGTAGAGCAGCATGGTGAAATCATATTGAAGAAATCGGCGCTAATGCAGCAGGCCCTGGAAGGACCGCAGGCCAAAGACTACGAAGAAGAAGGTAGCGGGAAGTTTTTGTTTCTGGGCAAGGAATATGCACTGCATGAGTTAATTAAGGTTGAAGGGTTGTCCGAGGATGAGCTGCGGGCGAATCTGAAGAAATTTTATTTTGCCGAGTGTAAGAGAGTCATTGGTGAACGCATTGGTCCATATCAACAGGAGCTGAAGGTCAAGCCAAAGTCCATAGACATTGTGGAATCCCCCACCAAGTGGGGCAGCTGCAGCTGGGACAAAAAACTCACATTTAACTATCGTCTGGCCATGGCACCACCGGAAGTCATTGATTATGTCATTATCCATGAGCTGTGCCATATTCATCATATGAATCATGATCGCTCCTTCTGGCGCCGCGTTGGCAGTATCATGCCGGACTACAAGACGAAGGAAGATTATCTGATGCGCAATGGCCGGGCCATGACGTTGTGA
- a CDS encoding GNAT family N-acetyltransferase: MKQITENGHKIIEELSLNHWQSLSTLFYDGWILRFANGYTKRANSIQPIYDSTHDVFAKIDECERIYASNQLSTIFKITPFSQPDHLDQLLQDRGFTLVDHTNMQVRSLEELKEPEYPFVQIDEQLTQEWLDHFCRLNQVHEGKRRTMTQMLSNIRTSTGFISLSVDGQVVACGLGVVERGYIGLYDIITDAAYRNRGFAEQMILHLLHWGRKQGATSSYLQVVAGNAPAIKLYAKLGYSKIYSYWYRVKALHES, translated from the coding sequence ATGAAGCAAATTACTGAGAATGGACACAAAATCATTGAGGAATTATCCCTCAATCACTGGCAGTCCTTGTCTACCTTGTTCTATGATGGATGGATTTTACGTTTTGCCAACGGATACACGAAGCGTGCCAACTCCATACAACCCATCTATGATTCTACCCACGATGTGTTTGCCAAGATCGATGAGTGCGAGCGAATCTACGCATCCAACCAGCTGAGTACCATTTTCAAAATCACACCGTTTAGCCAGCCGGATCACTTGGATCAGCTTCTGCAGGACAGAGGGTTTACCCTTGTGGATCACACCAACATGCAGGTGCGCAGTCTGGAAGAGCTGAAGGAACCGGAGTACCCTTTTGTACAAATCGATGAGCAGTTGACCCAAGAGTGGCTGGATCACTTTTGCCGATTGAATCAGGTACATGAAGGGAAGCGGAGAACAATGACACAGATGCTGTCCAATATCCGTACAAGCACAGGTTTCATTTCTCTCTCGGTTGATGGGCAAGTCGTTGCCTGTGGCCTGGGCGTTGTTGAACGTGGCTACATTGGCTTGTATGATATCATAACGGATGCCGCATACCGGAATCGCGGGTTCGCTGAACAGATGATATTACATCTCTTGCATTGGGGGAGAAAACAAGGCGCCACATCCAGCTATCTGCAGGTTGTAGCCGGTAACGCTCCCGCTATAAAGCTCTACGCCAAGCTGGGCTATTCGAAAATCTACTCGTATTGGTATAGAGTTAAGGCACTCCACGAATCTTGA